A segment of the Gemmatimonadaceae bacterium genome:
CACTTCGGATCGTGCTATCGTGAACAACGTCTTCTTTTCGAGAGCGTGTTGATGCCTCCGTCGAAAACCAATGGCAAGGTGTGCTATATCGAGATCCCGTCACTCGATATCGACCGATCGGTGAAGTTCTATCAAGCGGTCTTTGGGTGGGATGTGAGAACGCGCGGTGATGGCAAGCGCGCCTTCGACGATTCCGTCGGCGGTGTGAGCGGCGCGTGGGTGAAAGGTCGGCCGGCGATGCGTGAGGTCGGATTGCTCGTGTACATCATGGTCGACAGCGTAGCCTCCACGGTCGAGACGGTGATCGAGAATGGTGGCGAGATCGTGCAGCCAGTCGGCGCCGACGCGCCGGAGATCACGGCGCGGTTTCGTGATCCCGGCGGGAACATCATCGGCTTGTATCAGGAGCCCTCGCGCTGACCGGTTAACCGCGCTGCGGCTCGTTGCCACGCGCACGAACGACGCGCTCCCAGATCGGCTCGGGAAGAACTGGCCAGACGTTGCTCAGACAGATGCGAAAGCGCCGATCGGCCGCGGCACGCTCTTCGACACGCTCGATAATCGCGTTGCCGTGCTGCCTGAGCATGTCCTCGAGAATGCCAGCGCCGATTGCGCAGAGCGCATGCTCGGAAGCCATTTCGATCAGCGCGAGAACAAGTGGCCAGGCCGCCTCATAACCCTCTTTCTCGTGCACGCGGTTGAGCTCTTCCCATGCCCAGAAGTTTTGATGATACCTAAGCCATCCCTCTGCTTGTGCGCGCAGCATCTCGGGATCGAGCGACGGGACGTCCTCGGCCGCGAGCGGGTGAGGATCCCATGACATCATCGTCGCGAGGTCCGGAAGCTCTTCGTGGAGCGCTGACATGTGCGGCTTCATCGATCCGATCGCAGCACCGGCGGCAGCGCTGAGTCTCCGCCACAACGA
Coding sequences within it:
- a CDS encoding VOC family protein — translated: MPPSKTNGKVCYIEIPSLDIDRSVKFYQAVFGWDVRTRGDGKRAFDDSVGGVSGAWVKGRPAMREVGLLVYIMVDSVASTVETVIENGGEIVQPVGADAPEITARFRDPGGNIIGLYQEPSR